From the Nerophis lumbriciformis linkage group LG05, RoL_Nlum_v2.1, whole genome shotgun sequence genome, the window AGACCCGAAAAACGAAAGAAAAAGACGGCAAGCCGTTAGTAttttattttgcgtcctcttttactgatgttttcctcaagctgcttgaggaaatgctgaaagagcatgaggaaacacaggctatggtgtctaaAGAAGAGTAGGAAGGAATGTCAGATGTTTGTCCATAATGTTAACCGTATCAGTTTTGATCTAACCATGGAACGGGGCGACAAAAAGATGCAaaaaagtgatcaaaataataatttgacatgCCTTTAACCACATTGTCTGTGTGGGGGAAAATGGGCTCTAGTTCTGCAGATGACGTCCCACCAAGAGGGGGCGGCATATCAAGTCTGGCAATGAAAAGGGGGctttccaagtacagttagttagcTACACATTACTCAACAACAAAGTGATATTATGAGAAATGACTGGCAGATTCATTTTCAAGAGCAAAAAATACATGAATAGAACTTGTTAGTGAAAATTTGCGTCATCTGGACGGTGAGGCTCTTTCAAAGCGACTGGAGGGCAAGTTTGCTTAAAATGGAAGTGGACTCGCACAAAATGGGACAGACCAAGTGAGAGGATTGTAATTTGCAGCAATCATTTTATTGATTAGAACTTCAGAGAAGGGTTTTGGTCGATTGGttggatggaaaaaaaatatcattCTCAAGCTAAATAACATCATGAAAATCAGGAGCATCCTCTAGGGAAGAAAGACTGAGTCGGAACCTGCAGAAAAACAGAGATAGAAGCGCAGACCCGAAAAACGAAAGAAAAAGATGGCAAGCCGTTAGTAttttattttgcgtcctcttttactgatgttttcctcaagctgcttgaggaaatgctgaaagagcatgaggaaacacaggctatggtgtctaaAGAAGAGTAGGAAGGAATGTCAGATGTTTGTGCATAATGTTAACCGTATCAGTTTTGATCTAACCATGGAATGGGGCGACAAAAAGATGCAaaaaagtgatcaaaataataatttgacatgCCTTTAACCACATTGTCTGTGTGGGGGAAAATGGGCTCTAGTTCTGCAGATGACGTCCCACCAAGAGGGGGCGGCATATCAAGTCTGGCAATGAAAAGGGGGctttccaagtacagttagttagcTACACATTACTCAACAACAAAGTGATATTATGAGAAATGACTGGCAGATTCATTTTCAAGAGCAAAAAATACATGAATAGAACTTGTTAGTGAAAAATTTGCGTCATCTGGACGGTAAGGCTCTTTCAAAGCGACTGGAGGGCAAGTTTGCTTAAAATGGAAGTTGTGTTGTTTTTGCGATGAGAAAATAAAAATTGGCTGTTTTTAAGGGAGGCTTGGAATTTAAAGCCGAACAATGTCCAGATAAAAGGATCATATTACACATATTGCATTAGTATTCttcattttaatattattttcataaattaaaGAAGAATTAGGTTGGCGTGTACTGCCCTAAAAGACACAGCAAGTCAGTCTTTTGTAGCTCTCTGCTGATAGTACAAGGACGCTGTGGCTTTCCACAACTCTCTGAACAGCTGATGAAGTTTGGAAATCCACATGAAGGATGAGGGAAGAGCTGAAAACAATGGAAAGAGTTTAACGCCGACGTTAACAGAGAGTTTGAAATGTGAATAATAGGGATGGGTcccgaattcggtacttttataggtgcAGTCTGAATTCCATCTGtataattttttcgtaaaattaacAGTACCATATTTTGATCCCTTTACACGCATCGTCACGGCCGGTAGCAGACTCAGCACCAACTCAAGCACTTGGCTGGCAAACAGGCGTATTTGACTGCCTCTAAATAATCTTGCAATTTTCCAAGCCAACAAATGACTGATAGAAACCGCTCAAAAGTAAGGGGCTAGCTCGACGCTAATTTGGGGCATTGGGTACGCCATGTACATGCTATTGGTTAGCATTAGcggttttacatggcaatttctaagcctccaaatttggtaatcaatGGGTcaggttttaaaaaaatatgaattgtactgttcacattgaGATGAAAAAAAATTCAGATACAAGTCATATATGGGCAAAAAAATcgtaattgacctgcagtgtgaacatagcttatgatgcatgttacaatcagcTGCTGTgtgaaataagtacaatacttacaaaagaaacactttgtaggactcaaaagACAAAATTGGCGCATTCAACTTATTGGCAACAAACCTAGGTCAAACTGAAATAAATGCATACCTTCAAATGAGATCTGGAATTGTACAAAAAAGATATaagaactggacagcacagttatcagcgcaatgtaaatgttatatatttttttagattttattattaaacgAATTAACATTTATTACTGCATGAACAaacagaaaagtactgaaaattgctaCTGGTATCAATTCCAAGATACCAGGAATTGGTAACATATTAATTCAAACGTGAAAAGCACCCATCCCTATAGTGAAGAGCAAGGAAACCCACCTGGATCCAAGCGTAAAAACAGCATGTAGAGAAGAAGAGCAGCCAAGAAGAGTTTATGGAAAGAGAAGGAGCCAGACATCAATCTCCTGTAGGAAAGTCTCAACATGGCTTCCAGTTTGTGGAGAAAGGAACCTGTGAAAAAGCAAGACAACCTTCAGTAAAGCCGTTCTTGAAATGAACATGACTATAAAGTAGACCTGACAAAGTTAACGTGGAAAGGACGAGTTAACGAAAGTTTTCTTTAACGgcactagtttgtttttttatatgcatGATTAACGTgcgtcctgtgtgtgtgtgtgtgtgtgtgtgtgtgtgtgtgtgtgtgtgtgtgtgtgtgtgtgtgtgtgtgtgtgtgtgtgtgtgtgtgtgtaaaaaagtgTTGTTGGTGCCTATTTTACCATTTTGTGGTGAGCAGTTTAAAAGAGCATAATGTTTattaaacaaacatttgcataaatCAAACAAATTGTCTAGTCTCATGTTGAGTGTAAATTATAATAACGTAATTACGTTCTATTAATGTGTGGCCGAAATAATGAAGTATTGTAAATGTGCGCATCAATGTACCAATATTAGTTATTGCGGTTTTTTGTGTACATTTGCatgttatttgaaaatgtttaattctATTAATGGTTATTGTGATCTTGTGTTTaacttttctgtttgtttttttgctctgCAGAATAATGAAAAACAACAGAGCAAACATAAATGACACAAAACACGTACAGTATATATCAGTTTggatgatcatttaaaaacaaagtagTTTTATAACCTATATAAATTTAAAACCTCGTGCTAAAAACTGTAGTTGTTGTGATTAATTTCCTCTGCCTTCATTGCAAAAAATGATATGATGATAAAAATATCATGCTATCACATATTAATAAAATGACTGCTGAATTAaggttgtgtgttgttgctgtaTAGATGGACCATGAGAACTTTTTCTGGGACATCTTCTGGATTGTCTGCATGTTTTTAAAGGTACATGTCCAACTTCAACAAGCATTCACaagcataaaaataactccattattaactaataattaggaataacagctttagaatgcttgtcaacatatgaCACATCTCCATGACAACCATCTCCCATGATCGTTCGGCTCTAACGACGGCGTCCTCTAAAATAAGTTAAAGGACCAGGAGAACACAAAAAATTATTTGACATTATTTTCTTAAGTTTGTCGATATTCAACCCATGTAAGGGCGGGGACAACAGACGTAACCAGGAAGTGTCCCGTAGGCTAGAAAGTCCCAATTCATATCGCTCCAGCCGCTGCTGGAGGACTCTGGCTAGGACCCACACTTTGTCGACCGCATGGGCTGGGTCCTTGGAAGGATGCAGCCCCTGAATTGAGACCCAGCTCCAGTGTGGTTTAAAACAATCAGGAAATATCCACAGCATTGTCCATCCCAATCCCCTTTCCTCGGCTGTATGGCAAGAAAATTAACCGACATAGTAAAGTGGCTTTCATTTTTTATTCTGAATCATTGTAGCGacatggctgttaaagttaaggagttttgtgatttcaaaactGTGAGttcaccacagggctagtgacaatgtgtgtgtgtgcatgaagaCAGTTTCACTGTTATTTTGGTCTTggtattaaatagaaagttgagcCATCACCCActagttatgtttgtttgatatacagtactgtatttcgCTTCATGTTgtgtacaaacctttactaaTATATGGACTTATGTCAAGGCTGAAacatattcatgtttacattgtttcttatggagaaatttaatTCACtagacaaacttttctatttacgaaccccGTTCAAGAACCAATTGAGGTTTCACTGTTCAACTTGATTCCTCACCTTCTGTCGTGGGAACGTCACAACCACTACTATCTACATTGACAGCAGGCTCATGTTTCTGacgttcaacttcttcttctatgATGTCCAGCGCTGTCTGTTTTTGCTCTTCAGTGAACGTGACGCTTCCCACCTCACCGACGACAAACTCTCGAGCCAGGTCCGTGCATCCTAGAGGCAAAAGGACATGCAGGAGGTAGAGCTCGGCCGCCGGGCCAA encodes:
- the pex26 gene encoding peroxisome assembly protein 26 isoform X1 — protein: MESPAASGSFAPVFNTALSPSQNKMFNMLEKATEQLMLHKDFQAAFQTCDRGLECLADGGKEEDARGDFKAGFCIVGIQALAELNQWRGVLSWVLQHYQHQEEIPAKILQMCILLYSQVGEPAMMQETTRAWLHCPSNRSVSGFGPAAELYLLHVLLPLGCTDLAREFVVGEVGSVTFTEEQKQTALDIIEEEVERQKHEPAVNVDSSGCDVPTTEGSFLHKLEAMLRLSYRRLMSGSFSFHKLFLAALLLYMLFLRLDPALPSSFMWISKLHQLFRELWKATASLYYQQRATKD